A stretch of Treponema primitia ZAS-1 DNA encodes these proteins:
- a CDS encoding peptidoglycan DD-metalloendopeptidase family protein, translated as MSETKPWSFPIPNRLKNTFWASPAPVCVLGGIALFSALILGLQNSPVMALSPGDDPAMRANLASYARETSLQNAGIAEAISITEEDSEFMPLDLTESFRWESYTVQRGDSVSKIAATRSISMDAIIASNGISNARRLREGETIRIPNMDGIPYTVKPGDSFSKISAKLGVPLDAILDANDIQSDAISAGQQLFIPGAKMRTEDLRLALGELFMYPIRGALSSPYGWRNDPISGARRYHAALDLAAGLGTPVKASLDGKVATVGLNSVYGKYIILSHGNGFQTLYAHLNTTSVTQGSYVYQGGKIGEVGSTGYSTGPHLHFAVYKNGKPVNPLEFLNK; from the coding sequence ATGTCTGAGACAAAGCCGTGGTCCTTCCCAATTCCGAACCGGCTGAAAAATACCTTCTGGGCTTCTCCGGCCCCGGTTTGTGTACTTGGGGGGATCGCCCTTTTTTCCGCCCTTATCCTGGGGCTGCAGAATTCCCCGGTTATGGCCCTGTCCCCCGGGGACGACCCCGCCATGCGGGCAAACCTTGCCTCCTATGCGCGGGAAACTTCGTTGCAAAATGCCGGGATCGCCGAAGCTATTTCGATTACCGAAGAGGATTCTGAGTTCATGCCCCTGGATCTGACGGAGAGCTTCCGATGGGAAAGCTACACGGTTCAGCGGGGGGATTCGGTATCGAAGATCGCCGCAACCCGCTCGATTTCTATGGATGCCATCATTGCGTCTAACGGAATTTCCAACGCCCGGCGGCTCCGGGAGGGGGAAACGATTCGTATCCCGAATATGGACGGTATACCCTATACGGTAAAACCGGGGGACAGCTTTTCTAAGATTTCCGCCAAGCTGGGGGTCCCCCTGGACGCGATCCTGGACGCCAATGATATCCAGAGCGATGCCATCAGCGCCGGTCAGCAGCTCTTTATCCCCGGGGCCAAGATGCGTACCGAGGATCTCAGGCTTGCCCTGGGGGAACTTTTTATGTATCCCATCCGGGGAGCGCTTAGTTCTCCCTACGGCTGGCGGAACGATCCCATCAGCGGCGCCCGGCGTTACCATGCGGCGCTGGATCTGGCCGCCGGATTGGGTACCCCCGTCAAGGCTTCCCTGGATGGAAAGGTCGCCACGGTGGGCCTGAATTCGGTTTACGGTAAATATATTATCCTCTCCCATGGTAATGGGTTCCAAACCCTCTACGCTCACCTGAATACCACCTCGGTAACCCAGGGATCCTATGTCTACCAGGGCGGAAAAATCGGGGAAGTGGGCAGTACCGGCTACAGTACGGGCCCGCACCTCCATTTTGCGGTATATAAGAACGGTAAACCCGTTAACCCCCTTGAATTTCTTAATAAATAA
- a CDS encoding S26 family signal peptidase, whose product MVNPGKAVFLACIAALLMKVLLFDFMITDGQSMMPAIRPGTILVVVRTAYGIRLPWSGNYLLRWSKPKTGDVVVFFTPKGAVAVKRCGALLGEDTFFALGDNNRESYDSRFYGPVPVDHIIGKVLGIK is encoded by the coding sequence ATGGTGAATCCCGGGAAGGCCGTTTTTTTGGCATGTATCGCGGCCCTGTTGATGAAGGTTCTATTGTTTGATTTTATGATTACCGATGGACAATCCATGATGCCCGCCATACGGCCGGGAACTATTCTGGTGGTTGTCCGGACCGCATACGGTATCCGTTTGCCATGGTCCGGGAACTACCTCCTGCGCTGGTCTAAGCCAAAGACCGGGGATGTGGTAGTATTTTTTACCCCCAAGGGCGCCGTGGCGGTAAAACGCTGCGGCGCCCTGCTTGGGGAGGATACTTTTTTTGCCCTGGGTGATAATAACCGGGAATCCTATGATTCCCGGTTTTACGGTCCCGTTCCGGTGGATCACATTATAGGAAAGGTGTTGGGTATTAAATGA
- a CDS encoding penicillin-binding transpeptidase domain-containing protein: MKNKNDTWVNPPPEVPHKRRFIIFLAIFAFLSVAVLIRYAVLMLRPADTGNTSSTKPFVERGPILDRNGRILALQTRLGNITVWRPDIIDRDILSRDLAPILQIPAETIDARIESSSADFIYLKKQVEQSTVREIENLKAEGRLRGVGVEAIVGRIYPEKRLASQIIGFVGNENNNGLAGIEYALESELSPASVKAKGGSGNQVFLTIDSNVQHILEEIGERIRRESRAEAVMFMAMDPRTGDILGSASLPNFDPNDINSSDDISRMDRPAIWAYEPGSVFKVFSMSALMESGAVSSGSVFVCDGHYERISNRGERVVINCLGAHGRVTIRDIIIKSCNAGAAYAADRLGADAFNELLQNYGFGARTGAGNPGETVGYLSPTSRWSERSKPTIAMGQEIAVSALQMVQAASAIANDGVLVPPRIVSRIVSPKGETIRSYEAAGGQGQSRRILKAETARAMRAYMVDVTSDIGTGWRANIRDLSLAVKTGTAQLIDPKTNAYSPTDFIASCIALLPAESPSLILYLAIVKPKGDSYLGGRIAAPPIREAAEALVDYLGIPRGRNPQISHPGSVSLPLPISPVVDAVVPNLEGYSKRELLPLLLREDLHIEISGDGWVRRQAPPPGSPLNSDTVIILELE, encoded by the coding sequence ATGAAAAACAAAAATGATACATGGGTAAACCCTCCACCGGAAGTACCCCACAAAAGACGGTTCATCATTTTTCTTGCAATTTTTGCCTTCCTCAGTGTCGCTGTTCTGATACGGTACGCAGTACTCATGCTCCGGCCCGCCGATACGGGGAACACGAGCAGCACAAAGCCCTTTGTGGAACGGGGACCCATACTGGACAGAAATGGCCGTATCCTGGCCCTCCAGACCCGGCTGGGCAATATCACGGTGTGGCGTCCCGATATTATCGACCGGGATATTTTAAGCCGGGACCTGGCTCCGATACTGCAAATCCCCGCGGAAACCATCGATGCACGTATTGAATCATCCTCCGCGGATTTTATCTACCTTAAAAAACAGGTAGAACAGTCCACCGTACGGGAAATCGAAAACCTCAAAGCCGAAGGGCGGCTTCGGGGGGTCGGTGTGGAGGCCATTGTCGGCCGCATCTATCCGGAAAAACGGCTGGCAAGCCAGATCATCGGCTTTGTGGGAAATGAGAATAACAACGGCCTTGCGGGGATAGAATATGCCCTGGAGTCGGAGCTTTCCCCCGCATCGGTTAAAGCCAAGGGCGGTTCGGGGAACCAGGTTTTTCTCACCATCGATTCCAACGTCCAGCATATCCTGGAAGAAATCGGCGAACGGATACGCCGGGAAAGCAGGGCTGAGGCGGTGATGTTTATGGCCATGGATCCCCGTACCGGGGATATCCTGGGTTCCGCTTCACTCCCAAACTTTGATCCCAACGATATCAATTCCTCGGACGATATTTCCCGGATGGATCGCCCCGCCATCTGGGCGTATGAACCGGGATCGGTTTTCAAGGTATTTTCCATGTCCGCCCTGATGGAATCCGGAGCGGTCAGCAGCGGCTCCGTCTTTGTCTGCGACGGCCATTACGAGCGGATTAGCAACCGGGGGGAACGGGTGGTGATCAACTGTCTCGGCGCCCATGGAAGGGTAACCATCCGTGATATCATCATCAAGTCCTGTAACGCCGGGGCTGCCTATGCGGCGGATCGCCTGGGGGCGGATGCTTTTAACGAGCTGCTGCAAAACTACGGTTTCGGCGCCCGGACCGGCGCGGGAAACCCCGGGGAAACCGTGGGCTACCTCAGTCCCACAAGCCGCTGGTCGGAACGGTCCAAGCCAACCATCGCCATGGGCCAGGAGATTGCCGTTTCCGCCCTGCAGATGGTCCAGGCCGCCTCCGCAATAGCCAACGATGGGGTCCTGGTACCCCCCCGGATTGTCTCCCGTATCGTTTCGCCCAAGGGGGAGACCATACGCTCCTACGAGGCAGCGGGAGGCCAGGGCCAGAGCCGCCGGATCCTCAAGGCGGAAACTGCCCGGGCCATGCGCGCCTACATGGTGGACGTAACTTCCGACATCGGTACGGGCTGGCGGGCCAATATACGGGATCTGTCCCTGGCGGTAAAGACCGGTACCGCCCAGCTCATCGACCCAAAAACCAACGCCTATTCCCCCACGGACTTTATTGCCAGTTGTATCGCCCTGCTCCCCGCGGAGTCCCCTTCGCTGATCCTCTATCTGGCCATTGTAAAGCCCAAGGGCGATTCCTACCTGGGGGGCCGTATCGCCGCTCCGCCCATCCGGGAAGCTGCGGAAGCCTTGGTGGATTACCTGGGCATCCCCCGGGGCCGGAACCCCCAGATCAGCCATCCCGGTTCCGTAAGCCTGCCCCTGCCTATCAGCCCCGTGGTGGATGCGGTGGTCCCCAACTTAGAAGGCTATTCCAAGCGGGAACTCCTCCCCCTGCTCCTCCGGGAGGATCTCCACATTGAAATCTCCGGTGACGGCTGGGTCCGCCGCCAGGCGCCTCCCCCCGGAAGCCCCCTAAACAGCGATACGGTCATCATCCTTGAACTTGAATAG
- a CDS encoding motility associated factor glycosyltransferase family protein: MNLNSIWEANLRIIEAQYPGLAAQLLQAPGDYPGEGDILIEPASSGDPTLIVQGIHIHSPRDPVREGRRLAENPEGDGPLIVLGFGLGYAAEAAAQAKPDRPIIVVERHPFILKKALENRDLTTFLTKYKVLFVLGGNGEALNAALRLLKDDGGKIALIRNRALVGLDAEWYAGAEQRIKTWSSREDVNTATLRRFGKRWVRNLALNREAIRDLPGVSHLAGCLAPLSAPVLLAAAGPSLDRIAPLLPELAERALIVAVDTSQRFLLAHGVAPDFTVVVDPQYWNARHLDRAPAPKTCLIAESAVYPSVLRWNHRNTDGSVPFARAFLCASLFPLGRFIEDRLDPKGSLGAGGSVATTAWDFARTLGGGGIWIAGLDLSFPNLKTHFRGALFETRSLAESLRFKPAETWSVHALRDGHPFRAPSARGGEVLTDKRLSLYSSWFENQFRRYPAVKNHSLSPDGLAIPGFPVSPVEELLALPPRRAEINQLLDDVFARIDGDFNSPTEREARSARYKTAYTGLLRGLEGLKKLASESADLASGPAENHERLLKRLGDVNRLILESEVKDVAGFLFPPLAELETTLRTPESDPYGRYLELSAKLYRSLAETTQYHLDILTR; encoded by the coding sequence TTGAACTTGAATAGTATTTGGGAAGCCAATCTCCGGATCATCGAAGCCCAATACCCCGGCTTGGCGGCACAACTTCTGCAAGCTCCGGGGGATTATCCGGGTGAGGGTGATATACTCATTGAACCCGCCTCGTCCGGGGACCCTACACTCATTGTGCAGGGCATCCACATACACTCCCCCCGGGACCCGGTTCGGGAAGGCCGGCGGCTGGCCGAAAACCCGGAAGGGGATGGCCCGCTCATAGTTCTTGGTTTTGGCCTGGGTTACGCCGCCGAAGCAGCCGCCCAGGCAAAGCCGGACCGCCCCATCATCGTGGTGGAACGCCATCCCTTCATCCTGAAAAAAGCCCTGGAAAACCGGGATCTCACTACCTTTCTTACAAAGTACAAGGTCCTGTTTGTACTGGGCGGAAACGGTGAGGCCCTAAACGCCGCGCTCCGGCTCCTGAAAGACGACGGCGGCAAAATCGCCCTAATCCGAAACCGCGCTCTTGTCGGCCTGGATGCGGAGTGGTACGCCGGGGCTGAACAACGGATAAAAACCTGGTCCTCCCGGGAGGATGTGAACACCGCCACCCTCAGGCGCTTTGGAAAGCGCTGGGTCCGGAACCTGGCGCTGAACCGGGAGGCTATTCGGGATCTGCCCGGGGTATCCCATCTGGCGGGCTGTCTCGCCCCCCTATCGGCGCCGGTACTCCTGGCCGCGGCAGGCCCTTCCCTGGACCGCATCGCCCCCCTGCTGCCGGAGCTTGCGGAACGGGCGCTTATTGTGGCGGTGGACACTTCCCAGCGGTTTCTCCTGGCCCATGGCGTGGCCCCGGACTTTACCGTGGTGGTGGACCCCCAGTACTGGAACGCCCGTCATCTGGACCGCGCCCCCGCCCCCAAAACCTGCCTTATCGCCGAATCCGCGGTCTACCCATCGGTGCTCCGGTGGAACCATCGGAACACCGATGGTTCCGTACCCTTTGCCCGGGCCTTCCTCTGCGCCTCCCTGTTCCCCCTGGGCCGCTTTATCGAGGACCGGCTTGACCCAAAGGGCAGCCTGGGCGCCGGGGGTTCCGTGGCCACCACCGCCTGGGACTTCGCCCGTACCCTTGGGGGCGGCGGCATCTGGATAGCCGGCCTGGACCTATCCTTCCCAAACCTGAAAACCCATTTCAGGGGTGCCCTCTTTGAAACCCGCTCCCTCGCGGAATCCCTCCGTTTCAAGCCCGCCGAAACCTGGTCCGTCCATGCCCTCCGGGACGGCCATCCCTTCCGTGCCCCCTCGGCGAGGGGCGGCGAGGTCCTCACGGACAAACGCCTATCCCTTTACTCATCCTGGTTTGAAAACCAGTTCCGCCGCTACCCTGCGGTCAAAAACCACAGTCTTTCCCCGGACGGGCTAGCCATCCCCGGTTTTCCGGTCAGCCCCGTGGAGGAACTCCTCGCCCTCCCTCCCCGCCGCGCGGAAATAAACCAGCTCCTGGATGATGTGTTTGCCCGGATCGATGGGGATTTCAACTCCCCCACAGAACGGGAAGCCCGTTCGGCCCGGTACAAAACCGCCTATACCGGCCTATTACGGGGCCTGGAGGGGCTAAAAAAATTGGCATCCGAATCGGCGGATCTGGCCTCCGGCCCCGCAGAAAACCACGAGCGCCTTCTGAAGCGGCTGGGTGATGTGAACCGCCTCATCCTGGAAAGCGAGGTAAAAGACGTAGCGGGCTTCCTCTTCCCCCCCCTGGCTGAACTGGAAACAACCCTAAGGACCCCCGAATCGGACCCCTACGGACGATACCTGGAGCTATCCGCAAAGCTCTACCGCTCGCTGGCGGAAACCACCCAATACCACCTGGACATCCTCACCCGCTAA
- a CDS encoding ATP-binding protein — MEYPITFIDREEELQALDWEYRRPAASFVVLYGRRRIGKTALIREFLKDKEAVYFLATEESEDQNRDMLKNLIAGFTGNPLLEGASVKDWTLIFKALADFERPAKKILVIDEFQYLGKINPAFPSIMQKIWDTLLLNRDIMVILCGSLISMMESQTLAYTSPLYGRRTAQIKLRQIPFWYYGQFFQGKSREELVKLYALTGGVPRYIELFRSPGDIFGAIRKNILSRTSFLYDEPNFLLLRELGQVGTYFSIIKTIAAGNHKMGDIAANLGVKQTGLTKYLTTLINLDILEREVPVTETQPEKSKRGLYRIKDNFILFWFKFVYPALSYLESGNEAPVMDRIRANFIDGHVSYVYEAICREEFFYRNAPPFRYNKLGRWWNKNHEIDMVALNTEGQDILFGECKFRKSKTGINVFFELLEKARKVDWKQGERREQYALFSISGFTEELIALAKTREDLLLYQ; from the coding sequence ATGGAATATCCAATTACATTCATAGACCGGGAAGAGGAACTTCAGGCTCTTGACTGGGAATATAGGCGGCCGGCGGCATCCTTTGTGGTCCTCTATGGACGCCGGCGTATTGGGAAGACCGCCCTTATCCGGGAATTCCTCAAGGACAAGGAGGCGGTCTATTTCCTTGCCACCGAAGAGAGCGAGGACCAAAACCGGGACATGCTTAAAAATCTGATCGCCGGATTTACCGGGAATCCCCTGCTTGAAGGGGCATCCGTAAAGGATTGGACCCTGATCTTTAAAGCCTTGGCAGACTTTGAAAGGCCGGCAAAAAAGATCCTGGTCATTGATGAATTCCAATACCTGGGAAAGATCAATCCCGCCTTTCCCTCCATAATGCAGAAAATATGGGACACCCTCCTGCTGAACCGGGATATCATGGTCATCCTCTGCGGTTCCCTAATATCCATGATGGAAAGCCAAACCCTCGCCTACACCAGCCCCCTCTACGGCAGGCGGACCGCCCAGATCAAACTCCGGCAAATCCCCTTCTGGTACTACGGCCAATTTTTCCAAGGGAAGAGCCGGGAAGAATTAGTGAAACTCTATGCCCTTACCGGGGGGGTTCCGCGGTATATCGAATTATTCCGGAGCCCGGGGGACATATTCGGCGCTATCAGAAAGAATATTCTTTCCCGGACCAGTTTCCTCTACGATGAGCCGAATTTTCTGCTTCTCCGGGAACTGGGGCAGGTAGGAACTTATTTTTCCATCATTAAAACTATTGCCGCGGGGAATCACAAGATGGGGGATATCGCTGCAAATCTGGGAGTAAAGCAGACCGGGCTTACCAAGTATCTCACCACCCTTATAAACCTGGATATACTGGAGCGGGAGGTACCGGTTACTGAAACCCAGCCGGAAAAGAGCAAGCGGGGTCTTTACCGTATCAAGGACAATTTTATTCTTTTTTGGTTCAAGTTCGTATACCCCGCTCTGAGCTACCTCGAATCCGGGAATGAAGCCCCGGTGATGGACCGGATCCGCGCCAATTTTATTGACGGCCATGTGAGCTATGTCTACGAAGCAATTTGCCGGGAAGAATTTTTCTACCGCAACGCTCCGCCATTCAGGTACAATAAACTTGGGCGCTGGTGGAACAAAAATCATGAAATAGATATGGTCGCCCTGAACACCGAAGGACAGGATATCCTCTTCGGGGAATGTAAATTCCGTAAATCTAAAACCGGGATCAACGTATTCTTTGAGCTCCTGGAAAAAGCCCGGAAGGTGGATTGGAAACAGGGTGAACGGCGGGAACAGTATGCCCTATTTTCCATAAGCGGATTTACGGAAGAACTAATCGCCTTAGCAAAGACCCGGGAAGATCTCCTCCTATACCAATAA
- a CDS encoding HD-GYP domain-containing protein → MEYEVKDLAPESFFSQTVYLPDQRFVIAAPEMAITAAMKSTLQEWGFQTVLSEGEPREDYSPEEIPAGGSAPIAPKESVDAEHLKKAEALYMNFQHYVESLFAQMSLNNPPQLNEMAEKIKYLCDAIRADRRYLLRVLRNAGPETEQNYLTSHTVKSTILAIIIGSYLKLTSHRLIEMGVAAMLHEAGMLRLQSRVYMNKDALSRDEQKAILSHPILGFNMLKSFSLPLSVTIPALEHHERENGEGYPRRLTGDKISLYSKIIAVACTYEALTNNRPYKEAKDGFAGMLDLLKNEGKQYDDTVIRALVFSLSIYPIGLYVLLSNGKKGQVVDVNPENPRYPMVQLLGVLTPDGKTKILETSQGGIHIVRPLVRDELG, encoded by the coding sequence ATGGAATACGAAGTCAAAGACCTGGCGCCGGAAAGTTTTTTCTCCCAGACCGTATACCTGCCGGATCAGCGGTTTGTCATTGCCGCGCCGGAGATGGCTATTACCGCCGCCATGAAAAGCACCCTTCAGGAATGGGGATTCCAAACTGTTCTGAGTGAAGGAGAACCCAGGGAAGACTACTCCCCGGAAGAAATCCCCGCCGGAGGCTCGGCGCCCATAGCTCCCAAGGAAAGCGTCGATGCCGAACACTTAAAGAAGGCCGAAGCTTTGTATATGAATTTTCAGCATTATGTGGAATCCCTTTTTGCCCAGATGTCTCTGAATAATCCCCCGCAGCTTAATGAAATGGCAGAAAAAATTAAGTATCTCTGCGATGCCATCAGGGCGGATCGCCGGTACCTTCTGCGGGTGCTGAGAAACGCCGGCCCCGAGACGGAGCAAAACTATCTGACATCCCATACGGTTAAGTCCACCATCCTGGCCATCATCATCGGTTCCTACCTGAAACTTACCAGCCACCGGCTCATCGAGATGGGGGTGGCGGCGATGCTCCACGAAGCGGGGATGCTCAGGCTCCAATCCAGGGTCTACATGAACAAGGACGCCCTGAGCCGGGATGAGCAAAAGGCGATCCTCTCCCACCCGATACTGGGATTCAATATGCTCAAATCGTTTAGCCTGCCCCTTTCGGTGACCATTCCCGCCCTGGAACACCACGAACGGGAAAACGGCGAGGGATATCCCCGGCGGCTCACGGGTGATAAGATCAGCCTCTACTCTAAGATCATCGCCGTGGCCTGTACCTACGAAGCGCTGACCAATAATCGGCCTTATAAAGAGGCTAAGGACGGTTTTGCGGGAATGCTGGACCTCCTGAAAAACGAGGGTAAACAGTACGACGATACGGTTATCCGGGCCTTGGTTTTTTCCCTTTCCATCTACCCTATCGGGCTCTATGTACTCCTTTCCAACGGTAAGAAAGGCCAGGTGGTGGATGTGAATCCGGAAAATCCCCGGTATCCCATGGTTCAGCTTCTGGGAGTTCTAACCCCGGACGGGAAAACTAAAATCCTGGAAACTTCCCAGGGCGGCATCCATATCGTCCGTCCTCTGGTCAGGGATGAACTGGGATGA
- a CDS encoding hemolysin family protein, which translates to MMFFIILLLLIISGVFTLAERSLISSRKARLRSKAEGGNEKYRLALEAAENPESLLSALRIGIILADIFAGALGGIPAAGIFEKFFPMHTGFVIPALAAALLFTILLVLLQSSLARPIARGKPEIILVHTLPLIRFLKVFFTPLIFISSILRIDPVADQGMTEDELRIALQDGEKSGIVESEERTMVEGVFYLGDRPVGTFMTHRSEIQWLDINADAEKVRAMAVEYRQQQFFPVASGAIDEIVGVVSVQDILLAFLENTWPGLKSLMAPPHFVPETMSSIRAFEAFKRGESNVLFVIDEYGGFAGVLSVRNLIEEIVGELSASASADDDILAQGDGAYLVSGSVNIDDIAEILPIAGFPAAPQEYHTLAGFILELAGEIPRTGAVFDWNGYRFKVVGMDGNRIDKVLIEPIG; encoded by the coding sequence ATGATGTTTTTTATTATTCTCCTGCTTCTTATCATAAGCGGCGTTTTTACCCTGGCAGAGCGCTCCCTCATTTCGTCCCGGAAAGCCCGGCTGCGATCTAAGGCTGAGGGGGGGAATGAAAAATACCGGCTGGCCCTTGAGGCGGCGGAGAATCCCGAATCACTGCTTTCCGCCCTCCGGATCGGAATCATCCTGGCAGATATTTTTGCGGGCGCCCTGGGCGGAATCCCGGCGGCGGGGATATTTGAAAAGTTTTTCCCCATGCATACCGGGTTCGTTATCCCCGCCCTGGCTGCGGCTTTACTATTTACCATCCTGTTAGTTTTACTGCAAAGTTCTTTGGCAAGACCCATCGCCCGGGGTAAGCCTGAAATTATCCTTGTCCATACCCTCCCGCTTATCCGCTTTCTCAAGGTTTTTTTTACCCCCCTAATCTTTATTAGCTCCATCCTGAGAATTGATCCTGTGGCGGATCAGGGAATGACCGAAGATGAACTACGGATAGCCCTCCAGGACGGGGAAAAGTCCGGTATTGTGGAAAGCGAAGAACGGACCATGGTGGAGGGGGTCTTCTATCTGGGAGATCGTCCCGTGGGGACTTTTATGACCCACCGCTCGGAGATCCAATGGCTGGACATCAATGCGGACGCAGAAAAGGTACGGGCCATGGCGGTGGAATACCGGCAGCAGCAATTCTTCCCCGTAGCATCCGGCGCCATTGATGAGATTGTCGGGGTAGTCTCGGTCCAGGACATACTTCTGGCCTTTCTGGAAAACACCTGGCCGGGCTTGAAATCCCTCATGGCCCCCCCCCATTTTGTCCCGGAAACCATGTCCTCCATCAGGGCCTTTGAAGCCTTCAAGCGCGGTGAATCCAATGTCCTCTTTGTGATCGATGAATACGGCGGTTTTGCCGGGGTACTTTCGGTACGCAACCTTATCGAAGAAATTGTGGGTGAACTTTCCGCTTCCGCCTCTGCGGATGACGATATCCTGGCCCAGGGTGACGGCGCCTATCTGGTCAGCGGCAGCGTCAACATTGATGATATCGCAGAAATACTACCCATCGCAGGGTTCCCGGCGGCGCCGCAGGAATACCATACCCTGGCGGGTTTTATCCTGGAACTGGCCGGGGAGATTCCCCGTACCGGAGCGGTCTTTGACTGGAACGGGTATCGGTTCAAGGTGGTGGGCATGGATGGGAACCGGATAGACAAGGTCTTGATAGAACCGATAGGGTAA
- a CDS encoding DEAD/DEAH box helicase: protein MNSEDSGFAGLGVSPFFMGRLKERSIFEPVEIQRRVIPRLIRGERVLFRSPTGTGKTFAYLIPLFQKLMENAESDAGVLILAPTYELCAQIKQEAEFLLSGAGSFKISLLIGATALSRQIDTLKKDKPRALVGNPGRVLQLAKMGKLRLGNLGFLVLDEADRLTADELYDETRELVSLIRGSPQTVACSATLPDKCRERLLPIMGEGVSVEETRANEILRDKIEHWAFYCEERDKIGLLRSFLAALRPKKALVFTARSAQVGNIVSKLQYHGIPALGLYGDMDKKMRKQAMDDFRRGRSSVLVASDLAARGLDIPDVTHIIALDTLQDPDAYIHRAGRTARAGKQGIMATFGDEGEMRNLVKLEKKLGIIVYPKELYAGKVQAPPPMDPE, encoded by the coding sequence ATGAATAGTGAAGACAGCGGGTTTGCGGGGCTCGGGGTGAGCCCTTTTTTTATGGGCCGGTTAAAGGAACGGAGTATTTTTGAACCCGTGGAAATACAGCGCCGGGTAATCCCCCGCTTAATTCGGGGAGAGCGGGTGCTGTTCCGTTCCCCCACCGGAACCGGGAAGACCTTTGCGTACCTAATTCCTCTGTTTCAGAAACTGATGGAAAACGCGGAGTCCGACGCTGGCGTACTGATCCTGGCCCCCACGTACGAGCTATGCGCCCAGATTAAACAGGAGGCGGAGTTTCTGCTTTCCGGTGCAGGCTCTTTTAAGATCAGCCTCCTTATCGGGGCCACCGCTTTAAGCCGGCAGATAGATACCCTGAAGAAGGACAAGCCCCGGGCGCTGGTTGGGAATCCCGGACGGGTTTTGCAGCTGGCGAAAATGGGAAAGCTGCGTTTGGGAAACCTGGGCTTCCTGGTTCTCGACGAGGCGGACCGGCTTACGGCGGATGAACTTTACGATGAAACCCGGGAACTGGTCTCCCTGATACGGGGGAGTCCCCAGACCGTCGCCTGTTCCGCCACCCTGCCGGACAAGTGCCGGGAGCGGCTTCTCCCCATCATGGGAGAGGGCGTTTCTGTTGAAGAGACCCGGGCAAACGAGATACTCCGGGATAAGATAGAACACTGGGCGTTTTACTGCGAGGAACGGGACAAGATAGGGCTTCTCCGTTCTTTTTTAGCGGCCCTCCGTCCCAAGAAGGCCCTGGTTTTTACCGCCCGGAGCGCCCAGGTGGGGAACATCGTTTCCAAACTGCAGTACCATGGCATTCCCGCTCTGGGCCTGTACGGAGATATGGACAAAAAGATGCGCAAACAAGCCATGGACGATTTCCGCCGGGGCCGTTCCTCAGTGCTGGTTGCCAGCGATCTTGCCGCCCGGGGCCTTGATATCCCGGATGTAACCCACATTATCGCCCTGGACACCCTGCAGGATCCCGACGCCTATATCCACCGCGCCGGCCGTACTGCCCGTGCGGGGAAACAGGGCATCATGGCTACCTTTGGAGACGAAGGTGAAATGCGGAACCTGGTCAAGCTGGAGAAGAAACTGGGTATTATCGTGTATCCAAAAGAGTTATACGCAGGAAAGGTGCAGGCGCCTCCCCCTATGGACCCCGAATAG